One segment of Leptodactylus fuscus isolate aLepFus1 chromosome 7, aLepFus1.hap2, whole genome shotgun sequence DNA contains the following:
- the ANO5 gene encoding anoctamin-5 isoform X6, with translation MNRNGRKEEETLIEMSETGDGEDLNGPLYEINSNAGSEIPSHSEAAPQKWYKLNRFLNSRLRIDKQPQSKDSVFFRDGVRRIDFVLSYVDDPNKEVDRKKSERRREFEMNLQKSGLELEVEDKKDSESGKIYFVKIHATWEVLSTYAEVLNIKMPIKENDLDQNKENPLNWFLRIFKLPYEVMNPEADYFTAPFSKQRQELFIIKDQNKFFSPAIRNRIVYYILSRCPYGIGEEKRKFGIKRLISNGTYTSAFPLHDCQYWKKSQDEKCDNERYTLYKQWAKFGKFYKEQPLDLIRKYYGEKIGIYFAWLGFYTEMLFYAAVVGFFCFLYGWITMDENISSKEICDKDIGGQIIMCPLCDQRCEFWRLNITCQPSQYSHLFDNVATLFFAIFMGIWVTLFLEFWKRRQARLEYEWDLVDFEEEQQQLQLRPEYEAKCTHKKKNPVTQEIEMILKRSPANILGKLFLCWMSIVFWIFLIIASMIAIIVYRLAVYASFASVMENNHTLEPISGLLTPQLATSVTASCLNFIMIMILNLLYERVAIWITDMEVPRTHLEYENRLTMKMFLFQFVNYYSSCFYVAFFKGKFAGFPADYTYMFGRWRNEECDPAGCLIELTTQLTIVMAGKQIWGNIQEALVPYVKNWWRSRRARNSPESLYSRWEQDYDLQVFGQLGLFYEYLEMVVQFGFITLFVASFPLAPLLALLNNILEIRVDSWKLTTQFRRAFAAKAHSIGVWQEILNGMAVLSVVTNAFIVAFTSDMIPRLVYYYAYSNNEASPMSGYINSSLSVFAVSDFKSISMPLENEMNVTLCRYRDYRYPPDHEKNYLHTMQFWHILAAKMAFIIIMEHVVFVVKFFVAWLIPDIPSDVKARIKREKYLTQKILHEYELCRLREKLSEKGHCSEVAKQVQATEGKVQLSCLM, from the exons GCTGCTCCCCAGAAATGGTACAAGCTAAACCGATTCCTCAACAGTCGACTACGG ATAGATAAGCAGCCCCAGAGTAAAGATTCTGTCTTCTTCCGTGACGGCGTTCGGAGAATCGACTTCGTTCTTTCTTATGTTGACGACCCAAACAAAGAAGTGGACCGCAAGAAATCT GAGAGAAGACGAGAATTTGAGATGAACTTGCAGAAATCCGGCCTGGAGCTAGAAGTTGAGGATAAGAAG GATTCTGAAAGTGGGAAAATTTACTTTGTGAAGATCCACGCGACCTGGGAGGTCCTCTCCACCTATGCAGAGGTGCTGAATATCAAGATGCCCATAAAGGAGAATGATCTGGATCAGAACAAGGAAAATCCTCTCAACTGGTTTCTCCGAATCTTCAAACTTCCATATGAAGTCATGAACCCAGAAGCCGATTACTTCACCGCCCCATTCAGCAAGCAGCGGCAGGAACTGTTCATCATCAAAGACCAGAACAAGTTCTTCTCGCCGGCCATCAGGAACAGGATA gTTTATTACATCCTCTCTCGCTGCCCCTACGGAATAGGAGAGGAGAAAAGAAAATTTGGCATTAAGAGGCTGATCAGCAATGGGACGTACACATCCGCCTTCCCTCTCCATGAT TGTCAGTATTGGAAGAAGTCCCAGGACGAGAAGTGCGACAACGAAAGATACACATTGTATAAGCAGTGGGCCAAGTTTGGAAAGTTTTACAAGGAACAGCCGCTGGATCTGATCAG GAAATACTACGGGGAGAAGATCGGAATCTACTTTGCTTGGCTTGGCTTCTATACGGAAATGTTATTTTACGCTGCTGTTGTTGGGTTTTTCTGCTTCCTGTATGGATGGATAACAATGGATGAAAACATCAGTAG taaagagatCTGTGATAAGGACATTGGCGGGCAGATCATCATGTGCCCCCTGTGTGACCAAAGGTGCGAATTCTGGCGATTAAACATCACGTGTCAGCCTTCTCAG taCTCGCACTTGTTTGATAACGTTGCGACCCTCTTCTTTGCCATCTTCATGGGAATATGGG TGACGTTGTTCCTGGAGTTCTGGAAACGGCGGCAGGCGCGGCTGGAGTACGAGTGGGACTTGGTTGACTTTGAAGAAGAGCAACAACAACTTCAACTGAGACCAGAGTATGAGGCCAAGTGTACACATAAGAAGAAAAATCCAGTGACGCAG GAAATAGAAATGATTCTAAAGCGAAGTCCGGCAAACATCCTGGGGAAACTGTTCTTGTGCTGGATGTCCATTGTGTTCTGG ATCTTCTTGATCATAGCCAGCATGatcgccattatagtctatcgctTGGCGGTCTACGCCTCATTCGCCAGCGTCATGGAGAACAACCATACGTTGGAACCTATTAGCGGCTTGCTGACCCCACAGCTGGCCACCTCGGTGACTGCGTCCTGCCTGAACTTCATCATGATCATGATCCTGAACCTCTTGTATGAACGTGTGGCCATCTGGATCACCGACATGG AGGTCCCCAGAACTCACCTAGAGTACGAGAACCGGCTGACAATGAAGATGTTCCTCTTCCAGTTCGTcaactactactcctcctgtttCTATGTGGCTTTCTTCAAGGGGAAGTTTGCCGGCTTTCCTGCAGATTACACGTATATGTTCGGTCGCTGGCGTAACGAGGAG TGTGACCCGGCCGGTTGTCTGATAGAGCTCACAACGCAGCTCACTATTGTTATGGCAGGAAAACAAATCTGGGGAAATATACAGGAGGCCTTGGTCCC ATATGTCAAGAACTGGTGGAGAAGTAGAAGAGCCAGAAACAGCCCGGAGAGCTTGTACAGCAGATGGGAGCAGGACTACGACCTGCAGGTGTTTGGACAACTGGGACTCTTCTACGAATATCTGGAAATGG TTGTGCAGTTTGGGTTCATCACCTTATTTGTGGCCTCCTTTCCTCTggctccgctcctcgctctcctGAACAACATCCTGGAGATTCGTGTCGATTCTTGGAAGTTAACGACGCAGTTTAGACGGGCATTTGCAGCGAAGGCGCACAGCATCGGGGTCTGGCAGGAAATCCTAAATGGCATGGCGGTGTTATCGGTGGTAACTAAT GCTTTTATCGTCGCGTTCACCTCTGACATGATCCCGCGCTTGGTCTACTACTATGCCTACTCTAACAACGAGGCGTCTCCCATGTCGGGGTATATCAACAGCAGTCTCTCTGTCTTTGCGGTTTCCGATTTCAAAAGCATCAGCATGCCGCTGGAAAACGAAATGAACGTCACCCTGTGCAG GTACAGAGATTATCGCTACCCTCCGGACCACGAGAAGAACTATTTACACACCATGCAGTTCTGGCACATACTAGCGGCAAAGATGGCCTTTATCATCATTATGGAG CACGTTGTGTTCGTCGTCAAGTTCTTCGTGGCCTGGCTGATTCCAGACATCCCATCCGACGTGAAGGCCAGAATCAAACGGGAGAAGTACCTGACGCAGAAGATCCTTCACGAATACGAGCTGTGTCGGCTACGAGAGAAGCTGTCCGAGAAAGGTCACTGCAGCGAGGTGGCGAAACAAGTGCAGGCCACGGAAGGGAAGGTGCAGCTGTCCTGCCTCATGTAG
- the ANO5 gene encoding anoctamin-5 isoform X7: MNRNGRKEEETLIEMSETGDDDISVLTDIKTPDSPGEDLNGPLYEINSNAGSEIPSHSEIDKQPQSKDSVFFRDGVRRIDFVLSYVDDPNKEVDRKKSERRREFEMNLQKSGLELEVEDKKDSESGKIYFVKIHATWEVLSTYAEVLNIKMPIKENDLDQNKENPLNWFLRIFKLPYEVMNPEADYFTAPFSKQRQELFIIKDQNKFFSPAIRNRIVYYILSRCPYGIGEEKRKFGIKRLISNGTYTSAFPLHDCQYWKKSQDEKCDNERYTLYKQWAKFGKFYKEQPLDLIRKYYGEKIGIYFAWLGFYTEMLFYAAVVGFFCFLYGWITMDENISSKEICDKDIGGQIIMCPLCDQRCEFWRLNITCQPSQYSHLFDNVATLFFAIFMGIWVTLFLEFWKRRQARLEYEWDLVDFEEEQQQLQLRPEYEAKCTHKKKNPVTQEIEMILKRSPANILGKLFLCWMSIVFWIFLIIASMIAIIVYRLAVYASFASVMENNHTLEPISGLLTPQLATSVTASCLNFIMIMILNLLYERVAIWITDMEVPRTHLEYENRLTMKMFLFQFVNYYSSCFYVAFFKGKFAGFPADYTYMFGRWRNEECDPAGCLIELTTQLTIVMAGKQIWGNIQEALVPYVKNWWRSRRARNSPESLYSRWEQDYDLQVFGQLGLFYEYLEMVVQFGFITLFVASFPLAPLLALLNNILEIRVDSWKLTTQFRRAFAAKAHSIGVWQEILNGMAVLSVVTNAFIVAFTSDMIPRLVYYYAYSNNEASPMSGYINSSLSVFAVSDFKSISMPLENEMNVTLCRYRDYRYPPDHEKNYLHTMQFWHILAAKMAFIIIMEHVVFVVKFFVAWLIPDIPSDVKARIKREKYLTQKILHEYELCRLREKLSEKGHCSEVAKQVQATEGKVQLSCLM, encoded by the exons ATAGATAAGCAGCCCCAGAGTAAAGATTCTGTCTTCTTCCGTGACGGCGTTCGGAGAATCGACTTCGTTCTTTCTTATGTTGACGACCCAAACAAAGAAGTGGACCGCAAGAAATCT GAGAGAAGACGAGAATTTGAGATGAACTTGCAGAAATCCGGCCTGGAGCTAGAAGTTGAGGATAAGAAG GATTCTGAAAGTGGGAAAATTTACTTTGTGAAGATCCACGCGACCTGGGAGGTCCTCTCCACCTATGCAGAGGTGCTGAATATCAAGATGCCCATAAAGGAGAATGATCTGGATCAGAACAAGGAAAATCCTCTCAACTGGTTTCTCCGAATCTTCAAACTTCCATATGAAGTCATGAACCCAGAAGCCGATTACTTCACCGCCCCATTCAGCAAGCAGCGGCAGGAACTGTTCATCATCAAAGACCAGAACAAGTTCTTCTCGCCGGCCATCAGGAACAGGATA gTTTATTACATCCTCTCTCGCTGCCCCTACGGAATAGGAGAGGAGAAAAGAAAATTTGGCATTAAGAGGCTGATCAGCAATGGGACGTACACATCCGCCTTCCCTCTCCATGAT TGTCAGTATTGGAAGAAGTCCCAGGACGAGAAGTGCGACAACGAAAGATACACATTGTATAAGCAGTGGGCCAAGTTTGGAAAGTTTTACAAGGAACAGCCGCTGGATCTGATCAG GAAATACTACGGGGAGAAGATCGGAATCTACTTTGCTTGGCTTGGCTTCTATACGGAAATGTTATTTTACGCTGCTGTTGTTGGGTTTTTCTGCTTCCTGTATGGATGGATAACAATGGATGAAAACATCAGTAG taaagagatCTGTGATAAGGACATTGGCGGGCAGATCATCATGTGCCCCCTGTGTGACCAAAGGTGCGAATTCTGGCGATTAAACATCACGTGTCAGCCTTCTCAG taCTCGCACTTGTTTGATAACGTTGCGACCCTCTTCTTTGCCATCTTCATGGGAATATGGG TGACGTTGTTCCTGGAGTTCTGGAAACGGCGGCAGGCGCGGCTGGAGTACGAGTGGGACTTGGTTGACTTTGAAGAAGAGCAACAACAACTTCAACTGAGACCAGAGTATGAGGCCAAGTGTACACATAAGAAGAAAAATCCAGTGACGCAG GAAATAGAAATGATTCTAAAGCGAAGTCCGGCAAACATCCTGGGGAAACTGTTCTTGTGCTGGATGTCCATTGTGTTCTGG ATCTTCTTGATCATAGCCAGCATGatcgccattatagtctatcgctTGGCGGTCTACGCCTCATTCGCCAGCGTCATGGAGAACAACCATACGTTGGAACCTATTAGCGGCTTGCTGACCCCACAGCTGGCCACCTCGGTGACTGCGTCCTGCCTGAACTTCATCATGATCATGATCCTGAACCTCTTGTATGAACGTGTGGCCATCTGGATCACCGACATGG AGGTCCCCAGAACTCACCTAGAGTACGAGAACCGGCTGACAATGAAGATGTTCCTCTTCCAGTTCGTcaactactactcctcctgtttCTATGTGGCTTTCTTCAAGGGGAAGTTTGCCGGCTTTCCTGCAGATTACACGTATATGTTCGGTCGCTGGCGTAACGAGGAG TGTGACCCGGCCGGTTGTCTGATAGAGCTCACAACGCAGCTCACTATTGTTATGGCAGGAAAACAAATCTGGGGAAATATACAGGAGGCCTTGGTCCC ATATGTCAAGAACTGGTGGAGAAGTAGAAGAGCCAGAAACAGCCCGGAGAGCTTGTACAGCAGATGGGAGCAGGACTACGACCTGCAGGTGTTTGGACAACTGGGACTCTTCTACGAATATCTGGAAATGG TTGTGCAGTTTGGGTTCATCACCTTATTTGTGGCCTCCTTTCCTCTggctccgctcctcgctctcctGAACAACATCCTGGAGATTCGTGTCGATTCTTGGAAGTTAACGACGCAGTTTAGACGGGCATTTGCAGCGAAGGCGCACAGCATCGGGGTCTGGCAGGAAATCCTAAATGGCATGGCGGTGTTATCGGTGGTAACTAAT GCTTTTATCGTCGCGTTCACCTCTGACATGATCCCGCGCTTGGTCTACTACTATGCCTACTCTAACAACGAGGCGTCTCCCATGTCGGGGTATATCAACAGCAGTCTCTCTGTCTTTGCGGTTTCCGATTTCAAAAGCATCAGCATGCCGCTGGAAAACGAAATGAACGTCACCCTGTGCAG GTACAGAGATTATCGCTACCCTCCGGACCACGAGAAGAACTATTTACACACCATGCAGTTCTGGCACATACTAGCGGCAAAGATGGCCTTTATCATCATTATGGAG CACGTTGTGTTCGTCGTCAAGTTCTTCGTGGCCTGGCTGATTCCAGACATCCCATCCGACGTGAAGGCCAGAATCAAACGGGAGAAGTACCTGACGCAGAAGATCCTTCACGAATACGAGCTGTGTCGGCTACGAGAGAAGCTGTCCGAGAAAGGTCACTGCAGCGAGGTGGCGAAACAAGTGCAGGCCACGGAAGGGAAGGTGCAGCTGTCCTGCCTCATGTAG
- the ANO5 gene encoding anoctamin-5 isoform X4, protein MNRNGRKEEETLIEMSETGDDDISVLTDIKTPDSPGEDLNGPLYEINSNAGSEIPSHSEAAPQKWYKLNRFLNSRLRIDKQPQSKDSVFFRDGVRRIDFVLSYVDDPNKEVDRKKSERRREFEMNLQKSGLELEVEDKKDSESGKIYFVKIHATWEVLSTYAEVLNIKMPIKENDLDQNKENPLNWFLRIFKLPYEVMNPEADYFTAPFSKQRQELFIIKDQNKFFSPAIRNRIVYYILSRCPYGIGEEKRKFGIKRLISNGTYTSAFPLHDCQYWKKSQDEKCDNERYTLYKQWAKFGKFYKEQPLDLIRKYYGEKIGIYFAWLGFYTEMLFYAAVVGFFCFLYGWITMDENISSKEICDKDIGGQIIMCPLCDQRCEFWRLNITCQPSQYSHLFDNVATLFFAIFMGIWVTLFLEFWKRRQARLEYEWDLVDFEEEQQQLQLRPEYEAKCTHKKKNPVTQEIEMILKRSPANILGKLFLCWMSIVFWIFLIIASMIAIIVYRLAVYASFASVMENNHTLEPISGLLTPQLATSVTASCLNFIMIMILNLLYERVAIWITDMEVPRTHLEYENRLTMKMFLFQFVNYYSSCFYVAFFKGKFAGFPADYTYMFGRWRNEECDPAGCLIELTTQLTIVMAGKQIWGNIQEALVPYVKNWWRSRRARNSPESLYSRWEQDYDLQVFGQLGLFYEYLEMVVQFGFITLFVASFPLAPLLALLNNILEIRVDSWKLTTQFRRAFAAKAHSIGVWQEILNGMAVLSVVTNAFIVAFTSDMIPRLVYYYAYSNNEASPMSGYINSSLSVFAVSDFKSISMPLENEMNVTLCRYRDYRYPPDHEKNYLHTMQFWHILAAKMAFIIIMEHVVFVVKFFVAWLIPDIPSDVKARIKREKYLTQKILHEYELCRLREKLSEKGHCSEVAKQVQATEGKVQLSCLM, encoded by the exons GCTGCTCCCCAGAAATGGTACAAGCTAAACCGATTCCTCAACAGTCGACTACGG ATAGATAAGCAGCCCCAGAGTAAAGATTCTGTCTTCTTCCGTGACGGCGTTCGGAGAATCGACTTCGTTCTTTCTTATGTTGACGACCCAAACAAAGAAGTGGACCGCAAGAAATCT GAGAGAAGACGAGAATTTGAGATGAACTTGCAGAAATCCGGCCTGGAGCTAGAAGTTGAGGATAAGAAG GATTCTGAAAGTGGGAAAATTTACTTTGTGAAGATCCACGCGACCTGGGAGGTCCTCTCCACCTATGCAGAGGTGCTGAATATCAAGATGCCCATAAAGGAGAATGATCTGGATCAGAACAAGGAAAATCCTCTCAACTGGTTTCTCCGAATCTTCAAACTTCCATATGAAGTCATGAACCCAGAAGCCGATTACTTCACCGCCCCATTCAGCAAGCAGCGGCAGGAACTGTTCATCATCAAAGACCAGAACAAGTTCTTCTCGCCGGCCATCAGGAACAGGATA gTTTATTACATCCTCTCTCGCTGCCCCTACGGAATAGGAGAGGAGAAAAGAAAATTTGGCATTAAGAGGCTGATCAGCAATGGGACGTACACATCCGCCTTCCCTCTCCATGAT TGTCAGTATTGGAAGAAGTCCCAGGACGAGAAGTGCGACAACGAAAGATACACATTGTATAAGCAGTGGGCCAAGTTTGGAAAGTTTTACAAGGAACAGCCGCTGGATCTGATCAG GAAATACTACGGGGAGAAGATCGGAATCTACTTTGCTTGGCTTGGCTTCTATACGGAAATGTTATTTTACGCTGCTGTTGTTGGGTTTTTCTGCTTCCTGTATGGATGGATAACAATGGATGAAAACATCAGTAG taaagagatCTGTGATAAGGACATTGGCGGGCAGATCATCATGTGCCCCCTGTGTGACCAAAGGTGCGAATTCTGGCGATTAAACATCACGTGTCAGCCTTCTCAG taCTCGCACTTGTTTGATAACGTTGCGACCCTCTTCTTTGCCATCTTCATGGGAATATGGG TGACGTTGTTCCTGGAGTTCTGGAAACGGCGGCAGGCGCGGCTGGAGTACGAGTGGGACTTGGTTGACTTTGAAGAAGAGCAACAACAACTTCAACTGAGACCAGAGTATGAGGCCAAGTGTACACATAAGAAGAAAAATCCAGTGACGCAG GAAATAGAAATGATTCTAAAGCGAAGTCCGGCAAACATCCTGGGGAAACTGTTCTTGTGCTGGATGTCCATTGTGTTCTGG ATCTTCTTGATCATAGCCAGCATGatcgccattatagtctatcgctTGGCGGTCTACGCCTCATTCGCCAGCGTCATGGAGAACAACCATACGTTGGAACCTATTAGCGGCTTGCTGACCCCACAGCTGGCCACCTCGGTGACTGCGTCCTGCCTGAACTTCATCATGATCATGATCCTGAACCTCTTGTATGAACGTGTGGCCATCTGGATCACCGACATGG AGGTCCCCAGAACTCACCTAGAGTACGAGAACCGGCTGACAATGAAGATGTTCCTCTTCCAGTTCGTcaactactactcctcctgtttCTATGTGGCTTTCTTCAAGGGGAAGTTTGCCGGCTTTCCTGCAGATTACACGTATATGTTCGGTCGCTGGCGTAACGAGGAG TGTGACCCGGCCGGTTGTCTGATAGAGCTCACAACGCAGCTCACTATTGTTATGGCAGGAAAACAAATCTGGGGAAATATACAGGAGGCCTTGGTCCC ATATGTCAAGAACTGGTGGAGAAGTAGAAGAGCCAGAAACAGCCCGGAGAGCTTGTACAGCAGATGGGAGCAGGACTACGACCTGCAGGTGTTTGGACAACTGGGACTCTTCTACGAATATCTGGAAATGG TTGTGCAGTTTGGGTTCATCACCTTATTTGTGGCCTCCTTTCCTCTggctccgctcctcgctctcctGAACAACATCCTGGAGATTCGTGTCGATTCTTGGAAGTTAACGACGCAGTTTAGACGGGCATTTGCAGCGAAGGCGCACAGCATCGGGGTCTGGCAGGAAATCCTAAATGGCATGGCGGTGTTATCGGTGGTAACTAAT GCTTTTATCGTCGCGTTCACCTCTGACATGATCCCGCGCTTGGTCTACTACTATGCCTACTCTAACAACGAGGCGTCTCCCATGTCGGGGTATATCAACAGCAGTCTCTCTGTCTTTGCGGTTTCCGATTTCAAAAGCATCAGCATGCCGCTGGAAAACGAAATGAACGTCACCCTGTGCAG GTACAGAGATTATCGCTACCCTCCGGACCACGAGAAGAACTATTTACACACCATGCAGTTCTGGCACATACTAGCGGCAAAGATGGCCTTTATCATCATTATGGAG CACGTTGTGTTCGTCGTCAAGTTCTTCGTGGCCTGGCTGATTCCAGACATCCCATCCGACGTGAAGGCCAGAATCAAACGGGAGAAGTACCTGACGCAGAAGATCCTTCACGAATACGAGCTGTGTCGGCTACGAGAGAAGCTGTCCGAGAAAGGTCACTGCAGCGAGGTGGCGAAACAAGTGCAGGCCACGGAAGGGAAGGTGCAGCTGTCCTGCCTCATGTAG
- the ANO5 gene encoding anoctamin-5 isoform X8, with protein MNRNGRKEEETLIEMSETGDGEDLNGPLYEINSNAGSEIPSHSEIDKQPQSKDSVFFRDGVRRIDFVLSYVDDPNKEVDRKKSERRREFEMNLQKSGLELEVEDKKDSESGKIYFVKIHATWEVLSTYAEVLNIKMPIKENDLDQNKENPLNWFLRIFKLPYEVMNPEADYFTAPFSKQRQELFIIKDQNKFFSPAIRNRIVYYILSRCPYGIGEEKRKFGIKRLISNGTYTSAFPLHDCQYWKKSQDEKCDNERYTLYKQWAKFGKFYKEQPLDLIRKYYGEKIGIYFAWLGFYTEMLFYAAVVGFFCFLYGWITMDENISSKEICDKDIGGQIIMCPLCDQRCEFWRLNITCQPSQYSHLFDNVATLFFAIFMGIWVTLFLEFWKRRQARLEYEWDLVDFEEEQQQLQLRPEYEAKCTHKKKNPVTQEIEMILKRSPANILGKLFLCWMSIVFWIFLIIASMIAIIVYRLAVYASFASVMENNHTLEPISGLLTPQLATSVTASCLNFIMIMILNLLYERVAIWITDMEVPRTHLEYENRLTMKMFLFQFVNYYSSCFYVAFFKGKFAGFPADYTYMFGRWRNEECDPAGCLIELTTQLTIVMAGKQIWGNIQEALVPYVKNWWRSRRARNSPESLYSRWEQDYDLQVFGQLGLFYEYLEMVVQFGFITLFVASFPLAPLLALLNNILEIRVDSWKLTTQFRRAFAAKAHSIGVWQEILNGMAVLSVVTNAFIVAFTSDMIPRLVYYYAYSNNEASPMSGYINSSLSVFAVSDFKSISMPLENEMNVTLCRYRDYRYPPDHEKNYLHTMQFWHILAAKMAFIIIMEHVVFVVKFFVAWLIPDIPSDVKARIKREKYLTQKILHEYELCRLREKLSEKGHCSEVAKQVQATEGKVQLSCLM; from the exons ATAGATAAGCAGCCCCAGAGTAAAGATTCTGTCTTCTTCCGTGACGGCGTTCGGAGAATCGACTTCGTTCTTTCTTATGTTGACGACCCAAACAAAGAAGTGGACCGCAAGAAATCT GAGAGAAGACGAGAATTTGAGATGAACTTGCAGAAATCCGGCCTGGAGCTAGAAGTTGAGGATAAGAAG GATTCTGAAAGTGGGAAAATTTACTTTGTGAAGATCCACGCGACCTGGGAGGTCCTCTCCACCTATGCAGAGGTGCTGAATATCAAGATGCCCATAAAGGAGAATGATCTGGATCAGAACAAGGAAAATCCTCTCAACTGGTTTCTCCGAATCTTCAAACTTCCATATGAAGTCATGAACCCAGAAGCCGATTACTTCACCGCCCCATTCAGCAAGCAGCGGCAGGAACTGTTCATCATCAAAGACCAGAACAAGTTCTTCTCGCCGGCCATCAGGAACAGGATA gTTTATTACATCCTCTCTCGCTGCCCCTACGGAATAGGAGAGGAGAAAAGAAAATTTGGCATTAAGAGGCTGATCAGCAATGGGACGTACACATCCGCCTTCCCTCTCCATGAT TGTCAGTATTGGAAGAAGTCCCAGGACGAGAAGTGCGACAACGAAAGATACACATTGTATAAGCAGTGGGCCAAGTTTGGAAAGTTTTACAAGGAACAGCCGCTGGATCTGATCAG GAAATACTACGGGGAGAAGATCGGAATCTACTTTGCTTGGCTTGGCTTCTATACGGAAATGTTATTTTACGCTGCTGTTGTTGGGTTTTTCTGCTTCCTGTATGGATGGATAACAATGGATGAAAACATCAGTAG taaagagatCTGTGATAAGGACATTGGCGGGCAGATCATCATGTGCCCCCTGTGTGACCAAAGGTGCGAATTCTGGCGATTAAACATCACGTGTCAGCCTTCTCAG taCTCGCACTTGTTTGATAACGTTGCGACCCTCTTCTTTGCCATCTTCATGGGAATATGGG TGACGTTGTTCCTGGAGTTCTGGAAACGGCGGCAGGCGCGGCTGGAGTACGAGTGGGACTTGGTTGACTTTGAAGAAGAGCAACAACAACTTCAACTGAGACCAGAGTATGAGGCCAAGTGTACACATAAGAAGAAAAATCCAGTGACGCAG GAAATAGAAATGATTCTAAAGCGAAGTCCGGCAAACATCCTGGGGAAACTGTTCTTGTGCTGGATGTCCATTGTGTTCTGG ATCTTCTTGATCATAGCCAGCATGatcgccattatagtctatcgctTGGCGGTCTACGCCTCATTCGCCAGCGTCATGGAGAACAACCATACGTTGGAACCTATTAGCGGCTTGCTGACCCCACAGCTGGCCACCTCGGTGACTGCGTCCTGCCTGAACTTCATCATGATCATGATCCTGAACCTCTTGTATGAACGTGTGGCCATCTGGATCACCGACATGG AGGTCCCCAGAACTCACCTAGAGTACGAGAACCGGCTGACAATGAAGATGTTCCTCTTCCAGTTCGTcaactactactcctcctgtttCTATGTGGCTTTCTTCAAGGGGAAGTTTGCCGGCTTTCCTGCAGATTACACGTATATGTTCGGTCGCTGGCGTAACGAGGAG TGTGACCCGGCCGGTTGTCTGATAGAGCTCACAACGCAGCTCACTATTGTTATGGCAGGAAAACAAATCTGGGGAAATATACAGGAGGCCTTGGTCCC ATATGTCAAGAACTGGTGGAGAAGTAGAAGAGCCAGAAACAGCCCGGAGAGCTTGTACAGCAGATGGGAGCAGGACTACGACCTGCAGGTGTTTGGACAACTGGGACTCTTCTACGAATATCTGGAAATGG TTGTGCAGTTTGGGTTCATCACCTTATTTGTGGCCTCCTTTCCTCTggctccgctcctcgctctcctGAACAACATCCTGGAGATTCGTGTCGATTCTTGGAAGTTAACGACGCAGTTTAGACGGGCATTTGCAGCGAAGGCGCACAGCATCGGGGTCTGGCAGGAAATCCTAAATGGCATGGCGGTGTTATCGGTGGTAACTAAT GCTTTTATCGTCGCGTTCACCTCTGACATGATCCCGCGCTTGGTCTACTACTATGCCTACTCTAACAACGAGGCGTCTCCCATGTCGGGGTATATCAACAGCAGTCTCTCTGTCTTTGCGGTTTCCGATTTCAAAAGCATCAGCATGCCGCTGGAAAACGAAATGAACGTCACCCTGTGCAG GTACAGAGATTATCGCTACCCTCCGGACCACGAGAAGAACTATTTACACACCATGCAGTTCTGGCACATACTAGCGGCAAAGATGGCCTTTATCATCATTATGGAG CACGTTGTGTTCGTCGTCAAGTTCTTCGTGGCCTGGCTGATTCCAGACATCCCATCCGACGTGAAGGCCAGAATCAAACGGGAGAAGTACCTGACGCAGAAGATCCTTCACGAATACGAGCTGTGTCGGCTACGAGAGAAGCTGTCCGAGAAAGGTCACTGCAGCGAGGTGGCGAAACAAGTGCAGGCCACGGAAGGGAAGGTGCAGCTGTCCTGCCTCATGTAG